GGAGGTGGTGGCGGAGGTGGTGGCGGGGGTGGTGGCGGGGGTGATCCCGGCAGGACTGTGTTACTGAAGGATGACCACGCGGCCTGACCGTAGACGTTATAATAACGGACGCGGCCTTTCACGCTGTCGCCGGCGTTGAGGACGACCAAAGGGGTTTGTGTAGCACCGGGACCAGCGACCAGCTCCGTTTTCTCAGCCACGAACGAATTCGACCCGCGAGCTTGCACCCAGAACTCCGCCTCGGCTGCCCAGGCCGAGGTGGTGTTGCTCCATCGAAGCTTTGCCTGTCCGTTCGTCGAACCATCGAGCGTCAGGCCAGCTGGTATGTCCGTCAGCGGGTTCGCGAATGTTTCTCCTTCCGCCGTCAGACTCCCGTCCTCATTCACCAGATAGCGAGGGGAGTCGACCCACGGTTTGTAGCTCCAGTAGGCAGCTCCATTGATTCTCTTGTCGTTGAGAAGGCGGCCCATCGCCTGCTTCATGTGTTCCTGATAAGCCGGCACGGATTCGCTCCACCCGAGAAATCCCCACGCGCCAAGCACCATGTTCGCTCCGTGCGCGACGGACCATGCTGCATACGCGTCTATCCTCGACCACCAGCCATTCATATCTCCGGTAGGAAACGACAACCCGAAATCGTGGAACCGCCATTCATTGACGGGTGGCGCTACCCCGTAACGCTGTACGTACGCATTGTAAAACTGATCGGCGTAGCTGAGCGAGTGCATTCTCTCCCGACACGCCGCGTCTGCCGGATCCGGGCAACACTTCTCGTTCGGCTCTGCAAAGCCCGCAGGAGAGACCCGCGCCGTTGGATCCGCGCTGCGCACCGCTATCACGAAGTCGTGGTAGACATCCGCGTAGAGGGCGGGGGCGATGCAGTACTGGTCAGGCTCATCGCCGTTGATGTAGAGCCCGCCGGGGTTTGCACTCGCGAAGGACAGAACGTTTTGATGCACCTCGAATGCGGCGTACTGCCGCTCTTGTCGAGTGTCGACCTCGAATATTTGCGTCTGGATCGGACCCGGCGTGTAGCTCTGCGACCACGCGACGAAAAACTTGTTGAATGGGGCCAGCTTCGCCCCCCGGTTACTGATCGGCGCAACACGCGGAAGCTCGGGGCCTATGGGCTCGCGGTCCGCGCATCCGGACACCATCACGCATAAGAGTGCTGCGGGGATCATCGCTGATCGAATCCAGCTCGACCGCAATATCTTCGGGTGATGCATAGCTATCCTTCCATATAAGGCGGCAACCGTCACTGTAGTTGTTACGCGTGAGGCGAGTGCGCGCAACATAATACAGGAGTTGGATTGCGCCACGTATTTGTGCGTCTGGTCCGGCGAAACGGCATGGCGAGCCTTTAGCCGACAGTCTTATGGTGACGCTGCGCCGCCGCACACGCTGCACTACCCGCTCGAATGCAGTTGACATTTTGTGCGGGCTCCGACGTTGCCAAGATCGTCGACGCGGGCTTGCGGCGGTAACCTTTGTATTGTAAAGTACTTTGACAGCTGCGTATCCCCAGTCACCTCATGACGCATCCCTCCAGCGAATTCCTCGAGTTCCAGGCCGCCCTCGCCGGCGAATACTCTCTCCAGCGCGAGCTCGGCCGCGGGGGGATGGGAATCGTCTACCTCGCGCGCGACGTACAGCTGGATCGGGACGTCGCTATCAAGGTGCTCCCGATACCGCTGGCGCACACCACTGCATCACGCGAACGATTCCTGCGGGAGGCGCGCACAGCCGCCGGACTATCGCACCCTCACATCGTCCCCATCCATCGCGTCGGGGAAGCGGGCGGCTTTGTCTTCTTCGTCATGACCTACGTTGAGGGCGAGACTCTGGGGGAGCGACTCCGCACACGCGGTCCGCTCCCGCCGGCCGACGTCACGCGTATCCTGCGCGAGGTCGCCTGGGCGCTTGCGTATGCCCACGGACGCGGCATTGTCCATCGAGACATAAAGCCCGACAACATCCTGCTGGAGACCGGCACTGGACGCGCGCTGGTCACCGACTTCGGCATTGCCCATGGCGGTGGGGACCCCGGCGCCGTGACCGACGCGGGGACGATCATGGGGACCGCGCACTTCATGAGCCCGGAGCAGGCCGCGTGCGAATCCGTCGATGGGCGCAGCGACATCTATGCGCTCGGTGTGGTCGGCTATCTCGCCGTGAGCGGACGGCTGCCGTTTGAGGTATCGAACCTGCCCGCCCTGCTCGTGCGCCAGGCCACCGACACGCCGGCGAGTGTGCTGCGCGCAGCGCCAGGCCTGCCCCTCGCGCTGGGTGCAGCGATCGACCGGTGCCTCGCGCGCGAGCCCGACGGCCGCTTCGCCGACGGTGAGGCGCTCGCGGCGGCGCTGGCTCCACCGATGGACCCTCGTCCGGCGATCCCGGGGACGCTGCGATCCTGGCTCGGCGCACGGAACGCGCTCCTTGTCCCCTACATGGGATGGTCAGGAGGTTTCGGCGTACTCACATTGGGAAACCTCGTCGCCTGGGTAACGGGCAACCGGCCCGACGGGCCGGCGGACATCGTGCTCCTGGCCGCGGTCGCCTCGCTTCCCCTCCTCCCGATCGTCGGCTTCCACCTCAATCAGGCGCGCCGGCAGTTCCGCGCCGGACACACCCTCGCGGACCTCCACTCGGCGTTGAAGATCGCGCGGCGCGAGCGGGCCGAAACCGACGCGCTCGCGCGTGAGGAAGAGGAAGGTCTCTCCCACCGCGTCCTGCGGCTCGGCACGGTCGCCTCGGCGACCTGGCTCGCCGTCACCTTCGGGCTGGTCGTCCAGGGGACGATCCACGAGAACCAAGTCGGCATTGCGTGGGTCCTCGTGCCCATGTCCACCACGATGCTGCTGGGGGCGGTGAGCAACGCGCTCGACGTGCAGTTCATTCCCGCAGGGATCCGCGCGTGGTGGCAGACGGGGATCCGTGAGCGTCTCTGGAACAGTCGCGCGGGGGAGTGGCTCGCGCGGCGACTCGGCGCCCCCGAGCGATCGCGCGCGGTGGGTGGCGGCGTATTCCGCCCAACCGAAGCGGCCCTTGGCGTCGCCGCGGCCGATCTGTTCGCGGCCCTGCCGACCGCGTACCGTGAGCAGCTCGCCGAGGTGCCCGCGACAGTCGCCGTGCTCGAGGCCCGGGCCGCCGAGGCGCGAGCGGAGATGGACGTGCTGGCTGCGCTCGCCCCGTCCGGTTCGGGCGACGCCGAAGTGCTCGAAACGCGGCGCCATGCAGCCTCGGCGCACCTGGCGGCGAGCGTCGCGGCCCTGGAAAGGATGAGGCTCGATCTCCTGCGCCTGCATGCCGGCGCAGGAGACCTGGCGCCGATAACGACGCTGATCGACGCGGCGCGACTGCTCGGCGAGGACGTCAGGCGCCTTGCCGAGGCCGAACGGGAGGTGGACGCGGCAATCGTCTGGCGCGCACTCGGTCCAGGGCGAATCCCGACGCCAACGTGACCCGCTCGGGGGCAGTTCGGAGCGACCCGCGGCGAGACGGTTGTTTAGCACACGTTGCTCTGGGACGCATCGGCGCAGCTGATCGCCCCGGCGCGCCACTCCATGAAGGCGGATCCAGCACGCAGATGGGTTCTTCGTTGGGAACGCTTGCAGGCAGCGGCGCCGAGGCTGATTTCGTCGACCGGAGTTCCATCGTGCGAAGAATCTGGGGAGATGGAGACATGGTGCTCCTGATCTTTGCCGGCTCTGCCGCTGAGTTCGCTTTGAACCGTGCGGTCGACTGGCTGTTCTTCACGGGGAAGTTGCCGGGCGATCCGATTGGCCGGCTCTTCTCCACAGCCACATACGCTCAGCAGATTGTTTTCGCCGACCTATCGGGCGCCACGCGCACGCTGGATCGAATCCGGGCCGTTCACCAGGCAGTCGAGCACGAGAGAGGTCGACATATCCCTGACTGGGCTCACCGCGATGTGCTTTACATGCTCATCGATTACTCGGAGAGAGCACATGAAATGCTCGTGGGGCCTTTGAGTCCAGGCGAGCGGCGCGAGCTCTATGAAGTGTTTTACCGGGTGGGCATTGGCTTGCGCATCCCTGCCCTACCGCGGACGTATGCCAGCTGGAGAGTCGATCGTGAGCACCACCAGCGCCGCGACCTGCTGTTCAGCAGTGGCACTGAAGCTCTCTACGCTCAGTACCGCAATCAGCTTGGCCCCTGGCGGTATCAACTGCTGCTGCGGATCCAGGCGATGCTAACCCCTGAGTATGTGCGGGGCCTGCTACGGCTGAACTCTGAAGAGTCGCTGCGCCGGCTGGCTCGATTCTATCCCATGCTGGTGCGCGCCGGATTGCGCCCGATCATCCAGCGGCTACTCATGCCATCAAAATATCTCCCCGCCTTGCGGCGCCTCTATCACGGTGCGGCAAACCCCTCGACGGCGATCACGAACGAGAATACCGTGAGGGCGAAGACATCCGGGATCAGACGGAGTGTCTCGCCGAGTGAGGTTCGCGACACTGTAGTTGCGCTCTTGATCAGGACGTAGTCAATCGCCACATTCGCCGCTGGCACACTCAGCGTGTGCGCGGGAAGCAAGGTGTTTAGGGTGTGCAGGGTGTGCAGGGTGTGCAGGGTGTGCAGGGGTGCAGGGGTGCAGGGGTGCAGGGGTGCAGGGGTGCGGGTGTCGTTCCTCAAATTACGGGACAGGCTTAGGTGACAGTCGGAAACAGAGTCTCCATTCGTGTCGCCACTCTGGCGGTGATTGCCCTCGCATGCGCGCCAGGTCAAACGCGGCTCGCGAAGATCGAAGCCGCGCCAGCGACGGCTCTCTACGCGTGGGCGGCTTCGGCTGACACATCACGGCGCGGTGCCTTTCTCGCCGTGTTCGATTTGCGTGGGGGGTCTCCAACCGCCGGCAGGATAGTCGGGGCGGTATCGGCGGGTCTGGGCGGGCGTGGAACTCATCACTCCGAGCACCATCTCGGGGACGACGGACTCCTCTTTGCCGATGACTTCGGACTTGGTCGAACGTCGATATTCGATCTCACCAATGCGTTTGCGCCGAGGCTGGGAGCGTCGTTTACGAGTGCGGGACCGTTGGGCTGGCCGCATTCGTACGTGAGGCTTCCTTCGGGAAACCGGCTCGTCACGTATCAGTTCCAATCCTCGAAATTCAACCTGCCGCCGGGCGGTATTGCGGAGGTCAGGGCGGATGGAACCATTATTCGCTGGGCGAGTGCAAGGACAGAGGGAGTCGACGACAAGGAACTGACGCCCTACAGTCTCGAGGTCATTCCGTCGCTTGACCGCGTGGTAACGACGACCACCAGCATGATCGAGGATACGGGCGTCGGCGTTCAGATCTGGCGGCTTTCGGATTTCAAGCTGCTTCACACGCTTCGCATACCCGGCGGTCCTCCGCACGGGATGATGCATGACACGGACACTGCGCAGCGCCACCTCTTTCCCGGCGAGCCGCGGGTGCTGCGTGATGGGAAGACAGTGATGCTCGCGACGTTTACATGTGGACTTTACACGGTGACGGGGGTGGATACCGACGCGCCGCGGGTTCAGCCGGTGTACACGTTTCCGGGGAAGGATTGCGCGGTGCCAGTCGTGATTGGCGACTACTGGGTGCAGACTGTTCCAGAGCTTCACGCAGTTGTGGCGCTGGATGTATCGAATCCCTTTGCGCCGAGGGAGGTGTCGAGGGTTGGGCTGGGGACAGGCAGCAGGCCGCATTGGCTGGCGAGCGATGCGACGGGGCGCCGGCTTGTCGCCAACGACGGGTCACGGCGGGGGACCGAGCTGTATCTGCTGCGGTTTGATCCTGCAACAGGAACGCTTACGCGCGACGCGGCGTTTCCGGTGCTCGATATGGCGCGGGTGAGTGTGCCGGGGATTGGTGAGGTTCAGGGGGTGCCGCATGGGGCGGTGTTTTCGCGGTGAGTCGCAGGGAGGGCGGTGATGGAACGAAGTGATCAGTAATCCATCAACCGGAGGCGATTGTCATGACGACTGCCGCTAGAATCGCGATCGGCGTCGTCGCTGCGCTGCATGTCTATTTTCTTGTGCTGGAGATGTTTCTCTGGACTAAACCGGCCGGCCTCAGGGCGTTTGGGCAGACTCCTGAGCGAGCGGAAGCGTCGAAGGTGCTTGCGGCGAACCAGGGGCTTTACAACGGGTTTCTGGCTGGGGGCCTGGTGTGGAGTCTTGTCCTGGGAGACGAAGGCAGGGGCGTCGCGATATTTTTTCTCGCGTGTGTGATCGTCGCGGGCTTATTTGGGGCGGTGACGGCGAGTCGGAAGATACTGTTCGTGCAGGCGATTCCGGGAGTGATTGCGTTGGTGTTGGTGGTGATGTCGTAGGATGTCAGACGGGTCGCATTTGAATCTACCTCCTTCAGGCGCAATTGCTGCACATGCGCAAACACTGCCGCGCGCAGTTTCGAATCGAACGACGTATGATTCATGAAGATTCAATGTCGCAGCAAATCATGCACCCGGCGATATGCGAGTAACCGCGAAAGCCTCCTTCGCGAAAACCAACAATTTTGTACTTCGCTATTGCGACAAAATGCTCACGACTTCCATGACTCCTGCCGCGAAATCCCGCCCGCACGATCACTGCTACCTCGTCCCCGGCACCCGCCTCATTGCAGGCCACTACCCCGGCAGCTTCGACCCCGACGAAGGCCGAACCAAACTCAAATCCCTCCTAGACTTCGGCGTCGACCACTTCATCGACGTCACATCCCCCGACGACCGCTTGACGCCCTACGAGGAAATGCTCCGCGAGGAAGCAGGTGCACGCGGAATCGAATATCGCGCGTTCCCGATCCCCGATATGGGAATCACCGATCCCAACACCATGAACCAAATCCTCGACGATCTCGATGCCGCCGCCGAGTCAGGCCACACCACCTACATCCATTGCTGGGGAGGTGTCGGCCGCACCGGTACTGTCGTCGGCTGCTATCTCGTGAGGCACGGTCGCACCGGTGACGATGCCCTCGACGAAGTGAACCGACTCTTCAGAACGACGAAGCAGTCGAGTCGTTTCCCCGAGGGGTCGCCTCAGATGCATGCGCAGCGTGAGTTCGTCCGGGACTGGGCGCGTTATGATGATGCGTCCAGACAGACCGAGCAATAACGGCGGGCTGAAGCTTTCACCTCTCGCGACGCAATACGGGCGACTCCTCCACAGTTCGCAATCGCCGGCAATTACGCGCTGCCTGACTGTCAGAGGGCCCCCATATACTTCCAGCCAGAGATCGTATCAGCTGCGGTTCCTCCTCTCTCCCGGAGTGCAATGAGCGTACTCGTCGAAGCCCTTACTCTCGTCGTCCCGCGCTTCGCCCTGGATGTCAGTTTTCCCGGCGCAACCGATGGCTTTCTCGAAGCCGTGTCGGACCCGTCAATCGACAAGCGCTTCGTGTGTGCCGACGATCATCTGGTAAGTGTCAGCTTCATGAGCCCTGAAACCCTTGAACCGGTTGCACGGCAATTGGTGGAGCTCGGACTCGTCGAGATGGAAGACAATGGGTTTCGCGAGTTCGCGCTGGTGGATCAGCACTTCGGTCCGACGATGCCCTGCGAGTGGCTGGTGTGGAAGCGGCACGATGAAGGATACACGACGGCCTGGATCGCAACCGCCGAGCCGGGTGTGCTGGCGAAGCCGGATGGCTGGACGCCGGAACAATCACGACAGTTGTCGCGGAGCAACGTAAGAGACGAACCGGGCTGGGGGATCAGGCTCGCGGAGGAGAACGGAATTGAAACCTGGCTCGACTTCAGGACAGGAAAAATCAACGTTGGTCTGTCTCAACCCTCGGAGACTGCGGTGCGTCCGGTAGGTCCACAGAGTGAACTGGGTGCAGAGAGCTACGACGAACCGGCGCTGGACGAAGCAGGCCACGATTTGCTTCAAGTGGTGCATCAGGCGCTCGAAGAATACAGCTGGCGGTACGATACCGTGAACGACAATACCGCCGTCGTCTTCCGGGTCGCGGGCGCACACATACCACATGATTTTTTCATCTCGATCGACGAAGAGCTGAAGACTGTCGTCTGCTATCTCAACACCACGTATCGCGTCCCGGAGTCCATCCGTCCGGCAGTGTGCGAGCTGCTTACCCGGGCGAACTATGGGCTCCGTGTGGGGAACTTCGAGATGGACATGGCCGACGGGGAGCTGCGTTACAAGGCAAGTATCGGCGTCGAAGGCGGAACGCTCGTGCCGCGGATGGTGCACCTGC
The nucleotide sequence above comes from Gemmatimonadaceae bacterium. Encoded proteins:
- a CDS encoding oxygenase MpaB family protein — its product is MGSSLGTLAGSGAEADFVDRSSIVRRIWGDGDMVLLIFAGSAAEFALNRAVDWLFFTGKLPGDPIGRLFSTATYAQQIVFADLSGATRTLDRIRAVHQAVEHERGRHIPDWAHRDVLYMLIDYSERAHEMLVGPLSPGERRELYEVFYRVGIGLRIPALPRTYASWRVDREHHQRRDLLFSSGTEALYAQYRNQLGPWRYQLLLRIQAMLTPEYVRGLLRLNSEESLRRLARFYPMLVRAGLRPIIQRLLMPSKYLPALRRLYHGAANPSTAITNENTVRAKTSGIRRSVSPSEVRDTVVALLIRT
- a CDS encoding serine/threonine-protein kinase: MTHPSSEFLEFQAALAGEYSLQRELGRGGMGIVYLARDVQLDRDVAIKVLPIPLAHTTASRERFLREARTAAGLSHPHIVPIHRVGEAGGFVFFVMTYVEGETLGERLRTRGPLPPADVTRILREVAWALAYAHGRGIVHRDIKPDNILLETGTGRALVTDFGIAHGGGDPGAVTDAGTIMGTAHFMSPEQAACESVDGRSDIYALGVVGYLAVSGRLPFEVSNLPALLVRQATDTPASVLRAAPGLPLALGAAIDRCLAREPDGRFADGEALAAALAPPMDPRPAIPGTLRSWLGARNALLVPYMGWSGGFGVLTLGNLVAWVTGNRPDGPADIVLLAAVASLPLLPIVGFHLNQARRQFRAGHTLADLHSALKIARRERAETDALAREEEEGLSHRVLRLGTVASATWLAVTFGLVVQGTIHENQVGIAWVLVPMSTTMLLGAVSNALDVQFIPAGIRAWWQTGIRERLWNSRAGEWLARRLGAPERSRAVGGGVFRPTEAALGVAAADLFAALPTAYREQLAEVPATVAVLEARAAEARAEMDVLAALAPSGSGDAEVLETRRHAASAHLAASVAALERMRLDLLRLHAGAGDLAPITTLIDAARLLGEDVRRLAEAEREVDAAIVWRALGPGRIPTPT
- a CDS encoding YbjN domain-containing protein, whose translation is MSVLVEALTLVVPRFALDVSFPGATDGFLEAVSDPSIDKRFVCADDHLVSVSFMSPETLEPVARQLVELGLVEMEDNGFREFALVDQHFGPTMPCEWLVWKRHDEGYTTAWIATAEPGVLAKPDGWTPEQSRQLSRSNVRDEPGWGIRLAEENGIETWLDFRTGKINVGLSQPSETAVRPVGPQSELGAESYDEPALDEAGHDLLQVVHQALEEYSWRYDTVNDNTAVVFRVAGAHIPHDFFISIDEELKTVVCYLNTTYRVPESIRPAVCELLTRANYGLRVGNFEMDMADGELRYKASIGVEGGTLVPRMVHLLIASASGVFDIYYPAVMKVVYGNQTPEEAIREVEGA
- a CDS encoding DUF1304 domain-containing protein — encoded protein: MTTAARIAIGVVAALHVYFLVLEMFLWTKPAGLRAFGQTPERAEASKVLAANQGLYNGFLAGGLVWSLVLGDEGRGVAIFFLACVIVAGLFGAVTASRKILFVQAIPGVIALVLVVMS